One window of the Luteolibacter sp. Y139 genome contains the following:
- a CDS encoding BNR-4 repeat-containing protein, producing the protein MTSVARLLPFLAVLPVHATIIGPYVVDADTVHLFHFNEAAGASVAANAVSGGRSAIAFDGATLLNHATNPQPASTAVLGATGPSAFGTAANISAANLGIGLDTNNSGGFQVGTATTCPDAVAQSSFAGTDGAFTIEALVKLPSITGTQREIACTDSALAARGFQFRVSSTGQLEFNFIATAGAAATATIPTTGTHAFNAANWYHVAVTYDGTATRLYWTLMDASVSAANLIGSSTTESTTGSVTGPLVIGNEARLTGNSTEGLLGLIDEVRISKVARGADQFLFQPIDLVTDTDHDLLPDAWELLYAPTLAELSGLGGANYDNDSATDLAEYQAGSNPFNPNSTPTDTDADALADALEIRYFGDLSQGPNGDPDGDGETTAAELAHGSAPNNRASTAADTDADFLPDSWEQSNFGTLSLNGGADPDGDGFSNLQERIAGTNPSDAWSRPPGTAVTLVPVDDGDHATSDFGYAGASAINTVAFVRSSLKTVGNQQFITWYGRHQYDANAQFNNTIWIGRRTLGSSKWEIFRQPYTANTITDGHDVISYGIDGEGYMHVSWGMHGDAFHYARSTTPVTGTAPIVLGPDGPMSGSENTVTYPQFLKLPDGDLLFVFREIASGNGETFITRWDTATHTWTPVHQNGGVQAPFIKGTWAPAYDYNAYLNMPQLGGPDGDDLILTWSWRYLPTNGPGAPGSPGGFAGYQTNNMMCFGRSTDAGKTWQRFDGTPYSLPISRDAESGVEATRAETIVNIPEGSSLINQASTCLDRSGNPVTATWWAPLTASGNFRRQYMVVFRHDNGTWQTRTVSNRTNDPTGTRYSETFVRDLGRPVVVNDDQDRIIVAYRDDSGDNGITIVHSLPKAEDPDRQVWIEFDLTHENLGNFEPIIDNELWDRERQLHFLYQASEGEGYTPPANTADRMSVLEWDAAAYFAHKPQPRVAFSNDHTQVSITVASEPSWSYRLWSSTNLTSWALVETRDGTGAPLVFTQPATVGEAKRFWRVEFVEGGF; encoded by the coding sequence ATGACGTCCGTCGCCCGTCTGCTTCCGTTCCTCGCCGTGCTTCCCGTGCATGCGACCATTATTGGTCCCTATGTCGTGGATGCCGATACGGTGCACCTGTTCCATTTTAATGAAGCCGCCGGTGCCTCGGTGGCAGCCAATGCGGTCTCGGGCGGCCGCTCCGCCATCGCCTTCGACGGAGCCACCCTGCTCAATCACGCCACCAATCCCCAGCCAGCGAGCACCGCCGTGCTGGGCGCAACGGGCCCTTCCGCCTTCGGCACCGCCGCCAACATCTCCGCCGCCAATCTCGGCATCGGCCTGGACACAAATAACAGCGGCGGCTTTCAGGTCGGCACCGCCACCACCTGCCCGGATGCGGTGGCCCAATCGTCCTTCGCCGGCACCGACGGCGCTTTCACCATCGAGGCCTTGGTCAAGCTCCCCTCCATCACCGGCACCCAGCGGGAAATCGCCTGCACGGATAGCGCCCTCGCCGCGCGCGGCTTCCAGTTTCGCGTCAGCTCCACCGGCCAGTTGGAGTTCAATTTCATCGCCACCGCGGGTGCTGCGGCCACCGCAACCATCCCTACCACCGGCACCCACGCGTTCAATGCGGCCAACTGGTATCACGTCGCCGTCACCTACGATGGCACCGCCACCCGGCTCTATTGGACCCTGATGGATGCCTCGGTGTCCGCCGCCAATCTCATCGGCAGCTCCACGACGGAGAGCACCACCGGCAGCGTGACCGGCCCGCTGGTCATTGGCAATGAGGCGCGTCTAACAGGCAACTCCACCGAGGGCCTGCTCGGCCTCATCGACGAGGTCCGCATCAGCAAGGTCGCCCGCGGCGCGGATCAATTCCTCTTCCAGCCGATCGATCTCGTCACCGATACCGACCACGACTTGCTCCCCGATGCCTGGGAGCTGCTCTACGCACCGACCCTCGCCGAGTTGTCCGGCCTCGGCGGAGCGAACTACGACAACGACAGCGCCACCGACCTCGCCGAATACCAGGCCGGCAGCAATCCCTTCAATCCCAACTCCACTCCGACGGACACCGACGCGGACGCCTTGGCGGATGCCCTTGAGATCCGCTACTTCGGCGACCTTTCCCAAGGTCCCAATGGCGACCCGGACGGCGATGGCGAAACCACCGCCGCGGAACTGGCCCACGGTTCTGCACCCAACAACCGCGCATCGACCGCCGCGGACACCGACGCCGACTTCCTGCCCGATTCTTGGGAGCAATCGAACTTCGGCACTCTTTCGCTCAATGGGGGAGCGGATCCGGATGGCGATGGCTTCAGCAATCTCCAGGAACGCATCGCCGGCACCAATCCCTCCGACGCGTGGTCGCGTCCTCCCGGAACCGCCGTCACCCTGGTGCCGGTCGATGACGGCGACCACGCCACCAGCGACTTCGGCTACGCGGGTGCCTCCGCGATCAATACCGTCGCCTTCGTCCGCTCATCGTTGAAGACCGTCGGCAACCAGCAGTTCATCACCTGGTATGGCCGTCACCAGTACGACGCGAACGCCCAGTTCAATAACACCATCTGGATCGGTCGTCGTACCTTGGGGTCTTCAAAATGGGAAATCTTCCGCCAGCCCTACACCGCGAACACCATCACCGATGGCCACGATGTCATCAGCTACGGCATCGATGGAGAGGGCTACATGCACGTGTCGTGGGGCATGCACGGAGATGCCTTCCACTATGCCCGTAGTACCACGCCTGTCACTGGCACCGCGCCGATTGTTCTTGGCCCAGACGGCCCCATGAGTGGCAGCGAGAACACCGTGACCTACCCGCAGTTCCTGAAGCTGCCGGATGGCGACCTGCTGTTCGTCTTCCGCGAGATCGCCTCGGGAAATGGCGAGACCTTCATCACCCGCTGGGACACCGCCACCCACACCTGGACCCCGGTCCACCAGAACGGCGGCGTTCAGGCCCCCTTCATCAAGGGCACTTGGGCACCGGCCTATGACTACAATGCCTATCTGAACATGCCACAGCTCGGCGGCCCGGACGGCGACGACCTGATCCTCACTTGGTCCTGGCGCTACCTGCCCACCAATGGCCCCGGAGCCCCCGGCTCGCCCGGCGGCTTCGCCGGCTACCAGACGAATAACATGATGTGCTTCGGCCGCTCCACCGACGCTGGCAAGACGTGGCAGCGCTTCGATGGCACGCCCTATTCCCTCCCGATCTCCCGCGATGCGGAGAGCGGCGTGGAAGCGACCCGTGCCGAAACCATCGTCAACATCCCGGAAGGCTCCAGCCTCATCAATCAGGCCAGCACCTGCCTCGATCGCTCCGGCAATCCCGTCACCGCCACCTGGTGGGCCCCGCTCACCGCCAGCGGCAACTTCCGCCGCCAGTATATGGTCGTCTTCCGCCACGACAATGGCACGTGGCAGACGCGCACCGTCTCCAATCGCACCAACGACCCCACCGGCACCCGCTACAGCGAAACCTTCGTCCGCGACCTCGGTCGCCCCGTCGTGGTGAATGATGACCAGGACCGCATCATCGTCGCCTACCGCGATGACTCTGGCGACAATGGCATCACCATCGTTCACAGCCTGCCAAAGGCCGAAGATCCCGACCGTCAGGTGTGGATCGAGTTCGACCTCACCCACGAAAATCTCGGCAACTTCGAGCCGATCATCGACAACGAGCTCTGGGACCGCGAGCGGCAGCTTCACTTCCTCTATCAGGCATCGGAGGGCGAAGGCTACACCCCACCCGCCAATACCGCCGACCGCATGTCCGTGCTCGAGTGGGACGCCGCCGCCTACTTCGCCCACAAGCCCCAGCCACGCGTCGCCTTCAGCAACGACCACACCCAGGTCAGCATCACCGTCGCCTCCGAGCCAAGCTGGTCCTATCGCCTCTGGAGCAGCACCAACCTCACCAGCTGGGCCCTCGTCGAAACACGCGACGGCACCGGTGCCCCACTCGTCTTCACCCAGCCCGCCACCGTAGGCGAAGCTAAGCGCTTCTGGCGTGTTGAGTTCGTGGAGGGTGGGTTCTAG
- a CDS encoding DUF892 family protein, with translation MTTNLEQLYYDQLRDLFSAKSQLVAALPELARRATDDKLRRTLNGQLGQGREQRATLQELFLQHGLNAGGEQCEAMRGLIKETKRRMDRATPGSVRDAVLIASMNRIEHYEIAAYGTAHAFAECLEFEDDAHALLESLTAENEADDTLTGIAMGGMFKRGVNEAAAA, from the coding sequence ATGACAACGAATCTCGAACAGCTCTACTACGATCAACTTCGCGACCTTTTCAGTGCCAAATCCCAGCTGGTCGCCGCGCTCCCCGAATTGGCCCGCCGCGCCACTGACGACAAGCTGCGCAGGACACTCAACGGCCAACTAGGCCAAGGCCGCGAGCAACGAGCCACCCTTCAGGAACTCTTCCTCCAACACGGACTGAACGCCGGCGGCGAGCAATGTGAGGCGATGCGGGGCCTGATCAAAGAGACCAAGCGGCGCATGGACCGAGCCACCCCGGGCAGCGTCCGGGATGCAGTGCTGATCGCATCGATGAATCGCATCGAACACTACGAGATCGCCGCCTACGGAACCGCCCACGCCTTTGCGGAATGCCTCGAATTCGAGGATGACGCCCATGCTCTCCTCGAATCATTGACCGCTGAAAATGAAGCAGATGACACGTTGACGGGCATTGCAATGGGGGGAATGTTCAAGCGGGGGGTCAATGAGGCCGCCGCTGCATAG
- a CDS encoding MFS transporter translates to METQILTEAEQRAVISKITWRLIPLLFVCYIVAYIDRINVGFAKEHLEPVLGVDPKIFGEVFGTGAGLFFIGYFLFEVPSNLALQKFGARLWIARIMVVWGIVSLGFMFLNGKTSFYVMRFLLGAAEAGFFPGIILYLTFWYPAKERAKTVALFALGGIAAGIVGSPLSGALLKMNGILGIEGWRWMFFLEAIPAIVLGVVVFVWLPNGPSDVKWLQGREKEWLQKTLAAEAVESPGVKYRLVDAFSDLRVWLLCLLYFLVNVAGYGYEFWAPSLLKTLFPKADSLELGLWNTPAYVAAGVAMLMVGRHSDRTGERRFHVAVPAAIAACGAVLGAFAGNPWLGMLGMVILLAGQKSTLGPFWALGTAALRGTAAAGGIALINSTGNLGGYFGPKIVGMIKDQTGGKDTAVLLFLGGALLLLGGLALILQPARKASL, encoded by the coding sequence ATGGAAACCCAAATCCTGACGGAAGCCGAACAGCGTGCGGTGATTTCGAAAATCACCTGGCGGCTGATTCCGCTGCTCTTCGTCTGCTACATCGTCGCCTACATTGACCGGATCAATGTCGGCTTCGCAAAGGAGCATCTGGAGCCGGTGCTGGGCGTGGACCCCAAGATCTTCGGCGAGGTGTTCGGGACTGGGGCGGGTCTGTTCTTCATCGGTTACTTCCTGTTCGAGGTGCCGAGCAATCTGGCGCTGCAGAAGTTCGGGGCGCGGCTGTGGATTGCCCGGATCATGGTGGTCTGGGGGATCGTCTCGCTGGGCTTCATGTTCCTGAACGGGAAGACTTCGTTTTATGTGATGCGCTTCCTGCTGGGGGCGGCGGAGGCGGGCTTCTTCCCGGGAATCATCCTCTACCTGACCTTCTGGTATCCGGCGAAGGAGCGGGCAAAGACGGTTGCGCTATTCGCGCTCGGTGGCATCGCGGCGGGGATCGTGGGCTCGCCACTTTCGGGAGCGCTTCTCAAGATGAATGGGATTCTGGGCATCGAGGGGTGGCGATGGATGTTCTTTCTGGAGGCGATCCCGGCGATTGTGCTCGGGGTGGTGGTGTTCGTGTGGCTGCCGAATGGTCCATCGGACGTGAAGTGGCTGCAGGGTCGCGAGAAGGAGTGGCTCCAGAAGACGCTGGCGGCGGAGGCGGTCGAATCACCGGGAGTGAAATACCGGCTGGTGGACGCCTTCTCTGATCTTCGCGTATGGCTGCTGTGTTTGCTTTACTTCCTCGTGAACGTGGCCGGCTACGGGTACGAGTTCTGGGCACCGTCGCTGCTGAAGACCTTGTTTCCGAAGGCGGATAGCCTGGAGCTCGGGCTGTGGAATACGCCGGCGTATGTGGCGGCGGGCGTGGCGATGCTGATGGTGGGCCGTCATTCCGACCGGACGGGTGAGCGGCGCTTTCACGTGGCCGTTCCGGCTGCGATCGCTGCATGCGGAGCGGTGCTGGGAGCCTTCGCGGGGAATCCGTGGCTGGGAATGCTCGGGATGGTGATCCTGCTCGCTGGCCAGAAGTCGACGCTGGGACCCTTTTGGGCGCTCGGCACCGCGGCGCTTCGCGGCACGGCGGCAGCGGGGGGCATCGCGCTCATCAATTCAACGGGCAATCTCGGCGGCTACTTCGGCCCGAAGATCGTGGGCATGATCAAGGATCAGACCGGTGGCAAGGACACGGCGGTATTGCTCTTCCTCGGAGGAGCACTGCTGCTGCTGGGAGGGCTGGCATTGATCCTCCAGCCAGCGCGTAAGGCGAGTCTCTAA